One Cydia pomonella isolate Wapato2018A chromosome 15, ilCydPomo1, whole genome shotgun sequence DNA window includes the following coding sequences:
- the LOC133525490 gene encoding uncharacterized protein LOC133525490 produces the protein MSATLFAVPALLLRLPPATMLFYSVAAVTSALQFISGCAMVCGLFQKRPSLMQPWLLLTWTVCGSLLLLSSAGTVMMYVSGDVRESYVTSIYSLYSMILLYLAIVIRSRREELLDEIKWDSGKRLMRPAAIEKNLYV, from the exons ATGTCAGCGACGCTGTTCGCGGTGCCGGCGCTGCTGCTGCGGCTGCCACCAGCCACCATGTTGTTCTACAGCGTTGCTGCCGTCACTTCTGCACTACAGTTCATCAGTGGCTGTGCCATGGTCTGCGGACTGTTCCAA AAGCGTCCCAGCCTCATGCAGCCATGGCTGCTCCTCACGTGGACAGTATGCGGCAGCCTGCTCCTGCTGTCCAGCGCGGGGACGGTCATGATGTACGTCAGCGGTGACGTCCGAGAGAGTTACGTCACCTCTATCTATTCCCTTTATTCCA tgATTCTCCTGTACTTGGCAATAGTAATCCGAAGTCGGCGGGAGGAACTGCTGGATGAAATAAAGTGGGACTCGGGGAAGCGGCTCATGAGGCCTGCTGCAATCGAGAAGAATCTCTACGTGTAG
- the LOC133525487 gene encoding uncharacterized protein LOC133525487 isoform X2 produces MGVPMLKNCCFCASLHTGMLIIAYLYSIWALVELIGYCLIVTFRPLESVRGDGGLSMSKYVTFVVSAGVTGVHLLCSLLLILAAYKKLSYLTLPWTIVTGLLTAMYFVLCLTGISLVLQDSGEQLGMEAVFICVQFVRICISVYCIMVVHSRHKQIMTEEDEHRFLQSGRINKEKNEDYPLIRI; encoded by the exons ATGGGAGTGCCGATGTTGAAGAACTGTTGCTTTTGCGCGAGTTTACACACAGGAATGCTCATTATAGCGTATTTGTATTCA ATATGGGCTCTAGTAGAGCTGATAGGGTACTGTCTAATAGTGACGTTTCGTCCGCTGGAGTCGGTTCGCGGCGACGGCGGGCTGTCCATGAGCAAGTACGTCACGTTCGTGGTGTCGGCGGGCGTGACGGGAGTGCATCTGCTGTGCTCGCTGCTGCTTATACTGGCGGCATACAAG AAGCTGTCATACCTCACGCTGCCATGGACGATAGTGACGGGTCTCCTGACGGCGATGTACTTCGTGCTGTGTCTGACCGGCATCAGCCTCGTGCTGCAGGACTCGGGAGAGCAGCTAGGGATGGAGGCCGTCTTCATCTGCGTGCAATTCGTCAGGATCT GCATCTCCGTGTACTGCATCATGGTGGTGCACAGCCGCCACAAGCAGATCATGACGGAGGAGGACGAGCACCGCTTTCTACAATCAGGAAGAATCAACAAGGAGAAGAACGAAGACTATCCTCTCATACGAATATAG